The sequence ctatgataaatGCCGCTGTACacagatgtgttgctggaccttcagggctgatggttgtcacccacagattgcagccaccaggagcctctgcacacagtgatttattaaagggttgtcctctcagagactacaactcccagcataccctgagagctgtataaatggagggtgttctgagatttgtcacagatacagatgaatccaggagaggagcgggtcagcatgttgtgtctcactggttgtatattggtggctccaggtaccccagtccaacactggacagaagcggtccccaaactaagacgtccccggcctccttccttcctccatcacatctgtttgatgagaagagcgggcatcaggCAAAGTGGCACCcgagtgccagggtatataccatgcatgtacagtaacgtgtgtgtgtgtgggggggggggggggcctctgcgtgcaaagtgcctagggcagcctgaactctaaatacaggcctgatgaTTGTGGTTATATTCTCAAACATAGGAGGAAATATTATAGTTAAAGGCGCTGCTGTAAACTCTTCTCCATAGATAACATACAATACAATGTAATTATGCAGCTACTCACCTTCTTCGGCCGCTCCCAGAGCACGATGGACACCTTTTGTTTTTGGATCTCCGGCGGCGGCTGCTGGAGCAACCACACCTGACCTATGGAGAAATATAGACAATTTAGAATACTGTCCAGAAAACTGAAGAAGAGAGAGAAACAGGACAGTACTAGTTTGTTTTTACCTGTTTTGACCCTCCACATCTTGAGCATTTACAGCGTCCCCGGCCACCACATTTGTGACATGTCTGTAACAATACATCTTATAGTCAAAGACTCATCAATTGTACAAAAGAAAAACTTAAAGACATTCCATTTCACCTTTATTAATATTTTCAGATGTCCTTGTATCAGTGAGGCAGGGAATACAAAGTTATATTCCCAAAAAGTGCACATTACAGCTATATAACCTCAACAGACAGACATTATAGGACTATTATAGTAGCTGCTGTCCTGAACACATTACaaactaatattatatatatgtatgtataatttCCAAAGACACAACAGCTGTTCCATATGGGAATGCTGCTCACCTTTATTTCTCCCGATTCAAGAAGTTGAAACTTCTTTGACCCCTCATGAAACATTTTTGGGGAGTAGACATCAATATCCCAAAGTTGTGGCAAGGCTTCTCTCTCTGAAGCATCGATTCGCTGACCTATGGACATCAGGATGCTTAAATGTAGACTCCAGTCAATACTCACAATTCCAGCTCCTCTATTCTGTTCCTTTTGATGTTCAAAGCACTCACCCTGCACCACAGAAATTGGACTGAACATTACAGTGATGggcccctctctgggcccctgtgcagctaaaacagctgcacatacagtatgtccACCAGTGCTGCTATGTGCACTCCTGGGGCAATCCCAGAACATTTTAGACACTTCTGGGCAGTCCCAGAAAGTTCTAGAAGGTTCtagacaattctttttttttctattcatttagACACAAACAATTAGGAACACACACCCAGCACCTGGaaacaaaaaaactttgtaaAATAAATTGGTACATAgtgagtaaaaaagaaaaaaaaagttatatatatgcaataaataCAACAGTACTATTGTACATAGATGCTATGCATTGCAGATAATGTCTATATGTAAATCACAGAATGTGTGCACAGTACTCACCGGTATAAGGTTTGCACGTTTTTTCAATGTGCCTTGTTTCAGTGAAAGTCTCCAATCTGTACTGTAATAACAGAGCAAGAAAAGGAGTCAGGCAGTATAGACATAAACTAACAAGCTTCTGAAATAGAAGTCTGTGCACATCCAGAGCTGTATTTCAGTTGCTGCACCATGTCCTATACTCCAATTACATccaaagctgcatttaaaatccTATTATTGCGGCATGTTTTTACTCCTATCACTTTAATCTTCAAATTCATCATTTAGCTTGCCCTGATTTGGAATCCATCAGCTGTTTACAGACAAACACAACCACTTCTCCCAGCTCCAAGACCCTAGGGCTAGATACACACAGtgatcagtatttttagccaaaaccagaagtaaaACCAAAACCAGAGATAGCACCTAAGAATGCTATTCTGGTGCATTACATTGTATATGAGGAATATTTTGACAATATCAAAAAGGGACCTCTTTCATTTGAACTGCTTCACTGTAAAACAAGCCCCCTACAGACAgttcaccagtagggggcagcaggGAGATCTGACgctgtgattgcagctctggaagtGGCTGGAGTATAAAAGCATGTAACTCTAAATCACATCAAAGTAATATTAACATCATAAAAGTAAACCAAAGCTGACTTACCCTGTATAGGGGCATTTGTGTTAATGTCTGAATAACTAGTTCTTCTGCTCTGGGTGTACAACAGCAGTAAGATGCCACCACATGTTTCCATACAGCATCTCTCACATCATCCTCTGTGATGAGGACCACATTGCTAGATAAGAGGGATGAGATAGTTAGACTGAGAAGGAAGAGGGGTCCTCCTAAACTAAGGAGAAAGCAAACAAATCACCAGTATCAGCAGAGATAGAGATTCTTACCGGAAATCCTGGGGGTCTCCATTAGAGGAATCCCATGGGGTACAATGGTCACTACGGATAGAGGTTCCTATGTAGGCAGTAATTGGAAGAACTATTAAAGGATACATTTATGAAAGTTGTAGCAAACTATCAGGCGAGGAGAGAAATTTGTGCTGCTAATGTGTATAGTTCACAAAGGATTATCTAAACTAAATACAATTGTAACAATACTCTACTGAGAATAGTATCGTATAGGCTTTAAAACTAGGTAAACAGGAATGTCTTTATTCACTTACAGCATGCAGAGAACGATGATATAATGCTGTCTGCCTGCAGCCAACACTAGGGGGagccctctatatatatatatatatatatatatatatataggagatatTATTGGAGTTCACTGAACACAGCTTTATACAGGtcccaagatatatatatatatatatatatatatatatatatcttgggaCCTGAATAAAGCTGTGTTCAGTGAactccaataataataataataaataataataataataataataataataataataataataataataataataataataataataataataaaagaaagaaagaggtaGAAATGGATGCAACAGGTGCCCCAAAACTATTTACCTTGCTCCATACAGGTGCATCCAATGTCACATCCAGGAGGTCAGTAATGGGTAGATGATCCCTGGGCCAGCGACATTTCTAGTACAAATATCCCCAAGAGAAGCAGATCCCCCAGACATTGTACAATAAGACAATACAACTCGCTGTACAGGTAGAGACAATATAGGGAGAGCGCAAAAATCAGGTCATGCCCAGCTCAGAGCCAGGGCACAATGCTAGGGGCGGCTGGTACCGATGTGTCAAGTCCTGGGGGGATGGGCCTGACTAAAAATGTCCCTTGGGAGCTTTCAGACAATGTGTTGGTGTGGTCAACATTACAGTAAAATCTGCTCATATAATGATAAGAGAGGTGGGAGAATAGGTTCATTCTGATGGATTGTTTCATTCTAATAATAGCTGAACTAAGCCTGTCCCTTGTGTATTATTAATGTAATAGATATAATCGAGAAAGGATGGGGCCAGCAGGTTCTGCATGGCTGTTTCTTCATTCTATCTTATTCTGGGAAGACTATGTACTGGTTATTAGAAAAGCAGAGTTACAACTCATATAGCAACCACTTTTAGGGTTGTCACCCATCTCTATTCTCCTCATGGCCTGTGACAACCGCCACATTAGTTGTCAGCCAGCTTTTATCAGATGTCACTTAGGTTTAGGAGACATTTGTGTTATTATAGGTTGCAATATTCTTCGATCAGACCTTGACTCCCAATGGACAACAAACACATGACTTTTTGTTATAAAAAGATGACAATGGTAACCTTACAATACCTGGTTATATAAGTGTTccagcttcccccctccccctccccactataTCATCAGAAACCGAATGGCAGCAAATAAAGCAGAACTCATGGGGTTTCTTCCTGTGTTGAGCGTAATAAAGTGCATGTTGTTCCCTGGATTTCTGTAGAATGCAAAATCCCCTGGGTCGTGTAAACACAATGTACCAGCGGGTGGCGTCACACATGTTATTGAGCCGCACTATGCTGGGTGTGGTGTCTGTATTATGTGGAAGAAATCATGTTAttcaatacagtacaatacacatgtacacacagcaAGCCAGTCCAGCAGTTCACAAGGAAATATTGACCGCACTAAAGCTCTGCGCTTCATGCCTCATTGTAGCATCAGAATTTCACAGTACATGATATTAGGCTGATATACCTTGGTGTAGTCACTGTGTGTATGCTACATTTGGTGTATGTTCTGGGTATGCACaaatgtagcagggctgagtttgTCATGTAACACTTTCAGATAAAGTGGGCTTTCCTAGAAAATAcatgtattttattaattttctgGAACTTGCACCAATCACTAGAacaggggtgccaaaacatatCAGTCAAGCAGCATGCAGACCATCACGTTTCTAAGTGATTGATGGATATAGTCAAAAAGAAACCCACTGCTGTAAAGGGAGCGGACAAGCTATCTAATGGCAGAACAGGTTGTGCCTTTCCATAGAACAAACTTAATTGAGGGGCTAAGGTTCTTGTCACATTTGCATTGTTGTATTAtcatattagcaaaaaaaaaaaaaaaaattatatatatatatatatatatatatatatatatatatatatatatatatatatatatatatattaataataataataaattagtgTTGACATGCAGGGAAACACAACAGCAAATCATATGAACAGCGCCCAATAGAGAACTAATTGAACACTGCCATCTTGTGTTCATATTACAAACTGCAGGGAGAATATCCAAAGGCGTAACCAAAACAAAAATATCCACTAAAGAACACAAACCACTATGAAATATTATATTACAGACAGTTATAACAGACAGGAAACAAACTTTAAGGAATATATTCACTTCCCATAACAGAAAACATATTGTAAACAGGAAAAGTTTCTACATTTATATGAGGATTTATTATTATATCACAATTCACTATGCTATACATATTTCCTGCTAGAACAAACTTTAGTGCATATTTTATGGTTGTGGATTATACCTCCTCTGTGTTCTTATGAgtggaatacaaaaaaaaaaaaaaaaaaaacattaaattatCAAAATGTGTAACAAGACGTGGTTGGAAACGCTACATCACATGACCGCGCAGCAGCACTTCTCAGGGTAATTCTTTACATACACCTTGTTTTCCTTTCCATAAACAAAATAGTTTAAGTGATTTCCTTTCCAGATGTAGTCCACCTTGGTGAGAGGAATAAGTTCAATAATCTGCCTCTGGAGGAACGGAAAAAGCCTATTATACCGACTGTATGGAGTGTGTAATCctatcttaaagggattatccaaaaaaaatcaataataataataataaaagaaaaaccaTGTCCTTAagttttgtgtggtattaaaacTTCGCTCTATTCGCCTCTTACCACCACTAAGGGCAATCTATATGTAGCTCCTATTCAGATGAATAGGAATTATTTATAAAACTGTATAGAGGGGTGCAAACAGTCAGCTAGGATTTTCCCAGGGCAAGGGGGTGGAAAGACAGTGCTGCAAAAAATGGAggacttaaaaggggttgtccagctaaatgtttttctttcaaatcagctggtgtcaaaaagttatatagatttgtaatttacagtacttctatttaaaaacctccagtcttcccatagttattagctcctatatgtcctgcaggtaatgttttattttattttaaagagtcactgtcgtatttttttttttgcagaaatcaatagtccaggcgattttaagaaactttgtaattgggtttattagccaaatctgccattatctgcatgtaaaaagccttttcccaggtccccccctccttcctctttttcatccactctgaaaaatctgaaaattgtgacttgttgcaggagacgtcccctgtctgctctagggagaggggaggggggaggaggaaggagggagttagccggcagcagaaagcagataacagaggattacaggcatggagctgggtgacagctgtaatccaagctcagacaggtcactggtgatggtcagaacagatttcccgtgagggatttgtagattaactctttgttgtcctgttttggtcttttctttagctctctccataggagaacaatgaagacaggggggagagcttcaaactgctttttcatgataaaaatgcatttttcggataataaacccaattacaaagtttcttaaaatcgcctggactattgatttctgcaaaaaaaaaattcacgacagtgacactttaagtgtgacacagtgctctctgctgacatctctggccgcgacaggaactgtccagagcagtagcaaatgcccatagaaaacctttcctgcttaggacagttcctgttgcggccagagatggcagcagagagcattgtgtcagaatgTAAATAACACActccctgcatgacatatagtagctgataagtatagaaagacttgagattttttaataaatgtaaattacaaatctatatatctttctgacaccagttgatgagaaagattttttttttccgctgaataacccctttaacactaaatCAGAGCTGAAAGTAGGCTATGAGTTGTAGTTCTCCACAGCTTTATATAACATTCTATCAATTATTTACAAAGACTttaaattgagaaaaaaataccACATTTCCAGCATGTAACCAGATACAACACTGTGGCATATACCTGTCTTAAAACACGACATGAGGAGGAGAACTGGGTGCGGTGCTGCTCCAAAGCATTCTGGGAAGCCCAGGTAATGGAGGAGTCCTGGAAATCTAGCAGTGGCGAAACCTACATATAAAATGAATAATAATCAATTAAATACAATTGAAAACATTTTCACCAGTATTGCTGGAAGACCCTGCTCCTTTCACTATGTAATACTTATTCTCTGACCACCCACATGATCAGCATACACACCCTCCCAAAATACTCCTTCCTgcctagaacaggggtgtcaaactcaaatacacagtgggctaaaattaaaaaattggacaaagtcgcgggccaaccttaatatttaatgaaaatgcacgtggcgtttctggcactgcctatcctaaagtaattgtcctaacatggtagttacccattatatcacTCAAGCAGTAGATAATCCCATAAttgtccccatgtagtagccccccccccgtcccaatagtgccccacatactagccaggcccattattagagccccacatagtagccagtccttccgatgcccaatatagtagcaagccctccaaatagtctcttatatagtagccaggcctctcccatagtctcttatatagtagccagccctccccaatagtgtcttatacagaagccagtccctaaaatagtctcttatatagtggcccatgagattataatatgggcggtctgagcggctgtccggaccacccatattataatcagcTGCAATGTCAGGAGGGCCAATTTtgacacagcaatggaaaagcatgtTAGTACCCCCATATGATATATCTATCTGGATAACGGACCGATAACTGTTCATCTGTGAAGATTCTCTCTCCGTGCACAGTTGTGAAGAGATCGGAGGAGAATTCAGAGTTATGTTCTGATATAAATTGATATTTATTattcttcctgcaaaaaaaaaatacacaaatctCATTAAATGTAATAAAATCACTGCATTGAACAAAAAAATATTAAGAgacaattgcaaaaaaaataatttataattATCTTATGGACTTTGTTCTACAGCTGCCCTCTGCTATTATTGTGTGGGGCACAAAAGAATGGGTATTAATACTGTGTCAGCCACCAAAGGGGATCATTATTACCATTTGGACCATGGGTACAGTAGTATGCAAAGAGGTAGGAAAAGGTGAGGAGGGTACTGGAGAAGAAAGGAGAAGCCTGTGTGGAAAATTCTGATGTGTAGTATGGCCTGAAATCTTCACACCTGTCCGGGCTAGATTGACAAGTATTTATGAATTATTAGTTATGCATTTTTGACAATTTTGACACTATGTTGCCGCATATTACATAATCACGGCAAAAACGCACacttaacattaaaaaaaaaacgccatacgtgaacatagcctaaagaaaaactaacagctCTGGGAGAGGCAGAATTaatgctggttggtaggtgatcaaatacttatttcatacaataaatgcaaattaattatttaaatcaTTTgattttcttgatttttttttataggttctGTCTTTCACAGTTGACgtgtacctatgataaaaaaaattacacacttCTCCATGCTATAGGTGATGAAACTTGTAAAATTGACAGTGTATTAAATACCTATTTTCCCTTTTCTTTAACATGTAGAGCTATGAATACGGTTATCCTGTCCTTACCACATGATGTTTAGCTGCACATAGGTGAGGATTTGCCCCTTCCCACCACAGGTAACACAGTTCTGGGCAGTGGTGTTGATACACATTCTACAGCTGCATGTGGGGGAAATATAAGTTAAAACATGTTAGATTGTAAGCTGTAGAGTCCTCTGGTGTAGGATATTAGAGTGGTGTAGTTACCTCTCAGTACCGCTCCCATAGCACTGCTGACACATCTCCATCTGCATACGTCTCCCAGTCCCATTACACCACATGCACTGAATCTGCAGTAAGGAACAATGTATAAAATGCTATTCCCCACATTCTACCATAAACGGTGAGAAATGCTGACATCAGGCATtgtacagtaaggctatgttcacactgcgtacgaatccgtacgcaggtcttacgctgctgtacatgtgcggctgaaactgcgggcgtgcgaaaaatcgacatgtggccggatgcgtacacaccgcgaacatacgcccgcagtacagttatgctttcctagcttgtttcgaagcgatctaaggcaggtcatttacttggaaatcttcgcccagccccgtaaaccatgcagaaccttttggatcgaaaaatcaagttcaatttggctgaaatcagtacttcgtacgggaccgcatgtaaatccacggccgtgagtttcaacatttccgtcctcaaacagtggtcttgttcatttttcacggcgctgtatacgatccggccgtgagctcatacgtagtgtgcattgtgcaggcgtacatcatatactttcaagcgaacgcatcaacctcaaaactacgtgcgtatattcgcggttcgcaattaaatttttattaaatttacaATCATAAATACATCAAATCATAAAACCATAAAGTCATTCCAACTTATATATCCAAACAAGCTTATATCTGTCCCTACCCCGAAAAACAGAAGCCTCCCGGATTTCCACCCTCCTCCCATCAACCATATAATCATTACCCCACCTTATATTCTAACCAAGAAAAATACCATTTCCTCCTTCAAGGATGACCCTCTCAATGCCCTTCCCAGTCGTGAGGAGTAATATACCGCACACCTATTTACTTCCCTACcttacttctccccccccctccatccgtCCCATCCTCTTATATATGTAAAGTTTGCCTATTCACAGAATCACTAAATGCTGCAACTTGTCCCGAATTTGGGACATGTCACCATTCAAGCATATAGCAGCATACAGCTCCTCTGAATAATGCTGGTCAGGTTGTATATAAGACAGTATCATCACATTCTCTGCGACTGGTTAGCAAGACATACAGTACCCGGCCGGTCCCATGACACTTCAGACACATGTTCTTTCCTATCCCTTTGCAATGTGAACAAGCCTGAggaaagtaaaacacaaaataaaaaagtgaaaaggACAACCCTGGAAAGGAGTGTATAGATACTTTCTGAAGTGTCTGCTAGGCAACTAGCCCCGGGCACTGTCCCGTCACATACAGCAGTGGTAGATAGAGGGCTACAACAGGGTTTGGGTGCTGACAGTCCCTAACAGGAATCAGGTTAGGGGTTTCGCTCTTTTAGCTATTCCCACTACTGAATATGGAGCTGTCCCTCTGCACTGGCTGTACAGGGAGAATTGCACCAGGGTCTCCACAGGGGGTGCTGCTTCTACCACACTTATTCAACACACTAATTCAATCCAGTGTTAGTCATTTCTAGATACAAATGGGTTTTCTGAACTACAAAATGGAAAATCTTGCACGTACCTTCACAGAGGATGTATTAGGCAATTTCATTTGCTGAGTCCCATCCTTAAACATTTCAGGTACAGCAATGGGGATCTCCCAAGGCTGGATGGTGGATCTAACATTTGTAGAATCCACATGCTGGCCTATGGGACAAACAGTGGTCTGCTTCAATTTACCAgtgggacaagaaaaaaaaaaatgttggtcctTCATTTGCTGACTGCAGGGCTCTTTTATGCAGGAAATTACTGGCCAAACAAACATTCCTAGAAGCATTAGTTCCCGACGATTGCCCCATGTAACAGTGGCCTGCAGTGAATAAGCAAATGCTGGTTCACCTGACAATTGTATCTTTTGTAAAGCCTCAGCAGCACACACTGTGTAACTAGGGGATGTGCTACGCCTGTAGCAGATAAATCAGCTTGCAGCAGAACCATCAGCATTCAGACATTGTAGATGATATCCACTTGTGGGAGacaaagtgtcattgtcgttttaaaaaacatttgacatgtcatagagacatgtcaaaagttttgatcggtccacaTCTTAGTGTTTAGACCCGTACTGATCAGAAGAACGAGCAGGAGAGGACCATACTGCAGTGCATctgctccccactctgtgtcagtgaaaaagTTGGGAGCTACAGACTTACACTATGAGCCCaactcatcacgtgacacagacccgggagaggaccacgctgAGCGCGAACTTCTTCCGCCTTGTTCTTtggatcggtacgggtctgaacacagcacagccaatcaaaagttttgactttTGTTCCTATTGTAGTGTTCAGGTACGGgggtccactaagttttataccacctgggtaaagtacctctgtcaggtatatttaaatttattttgaTGCTGAAGACCAAAGCTGCACTTCCCCTTTTCTGCCACTAG is a genomic window of Dendropsophus ebraccatus isolate aDenEbr1 chromosome 4, aDenEbr1.pat, whole genome shotgun sequence containing:
- the LOC138788607 gene encoding protein SSUH2 homolog isoform X1; the protein is MSLTPSRTKSGFVDIDLSTPKSSSEIVLVHQAMGTPVGLSSSNAPPGSQGCTVPTLVLTSSSGKEQLHLSSSRGTNSTVINGNPSTVPSFHQPVVRNSSLNPQVPTISDTTLTTQHRSTVDVQVVVTQNCSGASSPGNVAAADGGKCLPPPPGQTSMSATTSSPTNTDHRALLITEAAAKQAFQEYGQSKFFYRGTPAKEMVSEELRPLNTYRYSLETFTESRTCEWVTETYTGQHVDSTNVRSTIQPWEIPIAVPEMFKDGTQQMKLPNTSSVKACSHCKGIGKNMCLKCHGTGRIQCMWCNGTGRRMQMEMCQQCYGSGTESCRMCINTTAQNCVTCGGKGQILTYVQLNIMWKNNKYQFISEHNSEFSSDLFTTVHGERIFTDEQLSVSPLLDFQDSSITWASQNALEQHRTQFSSSCRVLRQRQIIELIPLTKVDYIWKGNHLNYFVYGKENKVYVKNYPEKCCCAVM
- the LOC138789859 gene encoding protein SSUH2 homolog translates to MEQGTSIRSDHCTPWDSSNGDPQDFRNVVLITEDDVRDAVWKHVVASYCCCTPRAEELVIQTLTQMPLYRYRLETFTETRHIEKTCKPYTGQRIDASEREALPQLWDIDVYSPKMFHEGSKKFQLLESGEIKTCHKCGGRGRCKCSRCGGSKQVRCGCSSSRRRRSKNKRCPSCSGSGRRSCGKCSGRGKKSCASCKGEGRLLYYQQLTVKWKTLCSEAIADPHEQESGLPVILLRKVTGKAIMMDDDVMVHPLSGFADVSEVSAASQRFIQDHQKTCGPLCHILRQRQMVEMIPVVQVQYGYGGKSLSCLVYGQELRVYSKRNLHSFNFNCSVM